Proteins from one Telopea speciosissima isolate NSW1024214 ecotype Mountain lineage chromosome 1, Tspe_v1, whole genome shotgun sequence genomic window:
- the LOC122639546 gene encoding homocysteine S-methyltransferase 2-like, whose translation MGFGSVEPSSVMYDFLEKSGGCAVIDGGLATELERHGADLNDPLWSAKCLLSSPELIRRVHLDYLEAGADIIITASYQATIQGFETKGLSTEASEALLQRSVKIALDARNIYYERCKDCITNDAGNEKIFKTRPILVAASVGSYGAYLADGSEYSGEYGDAVNIETLKDFHRRRVQVLAGSGADLIAFETTPNKLEAQAYAQLLEEEDINIPAWFSFNSKDGVNVVSGDSWHDCVSIADSCEKVVAVGINCTPPRFIHGLVLSAKKVTTKPILIYPNSGETYDADRKDWVASTGVSNEDFISYVSKWHEIGASLIGGCCRTTPNTIRGIARALNKGSAFKA comes from the exons ATGGGATTCGGAAGCGTGGAACCCTCGTCGGTAATGTACGATTTCCTGGAAAAATCCGGCGGTTGTGCCGTTATTGATGGTGGCCTTGCAACGGAGCTCGAACGACATGGCGCTGACCTCAACGATCCTCTCTGGAGCGCTAAATGCCTCTTAAGTTCCCCTGAACTCATCCGAAGG GTACACCTAGATTACCTTGAAGCTGGTGCAGATATTATAATCACAGCCTCTTACCAG GCTACCATTCAGGGCTTTGAGACTAAAGGCTTGTCAACGGAAGCAAGTGAAGCTTTGCTACAGAGGAGTGTCAAAATTGCGCTGGATGCACGCAATATCTATTATGAGAGATGTAAAGATTGTATAACTAATGATGCTGGAAAtgaaaaaatttttaaaacacGTCCGATCTTAGTTGCAGCATCTGTAGGAAGCTATGGTGCTTATTTAGCTGATGGATCTGAGTACAG TGGGGAATATGGAGATGCAGTTAACATAGAAACTTTGAAAGATTTTCACAGGAGAAGAGTTCAGGTTTTGGCTGGTTCAGGTGCTGATCTAATTGCATTTGAAACAACTCCGAATAAGCTAGAAGCTCAG GCTTATGCTCAGCttcttgaggaagaagacatTAATATTCCTGCATGGTTTTCTTTTAATTCCAAAGATGGTGTCAATGTGGTTAGTGGAGATTCTTGGCATGACTGTGTCTCAATTGCTGATTCATGTGAGAAAGTTGTTGCTGTTGGAATCAACTGTACCCCTCCTCGATTTATTCACGGACTCGTTTTATCTGCCAAAAAG GTAACAACTAAACCAATACTTATTTATCCAAACAGTGGTGAGACATATGATGCTGATCGTAAGGATTGGGTG GCATCCACTGGGGTTTCAaatgaagatttcatctcatacGTTAGTAAGTGGCATGAGATTGGGGCTTCGCTCATTGGAGGCTGCTGCAGGACAACTCCAAATACCATCAGAGGCATAGCTAGAGCTCTCAACAAGGGATCTGCATTCAAAGCTTAA